The proteins below are encoded in one region of Persephonella sp.:
- the rpoC gene encoding DNA-directed RNA polymerase subunit beta', with amino-acid sequence MPFESIRLSLASPEKIREWSHGEVKKPETLNYRTLKPEKDGLFCAKIFGPVKDYECLCGKYKKKKYEGTICDRCGVEVTRSDVRRERFGHIELASPVAHIWYLKSTPSKIGNLLGLTSRDIERVIYFESYLIVEHPEEEEEEAFENDPNTIPLMDGALTKYVKLFVKSEEEFREAYEYEHSEKYEYGMGAEKVKDILSRLDLEAYANKLRKEMKSYAIGFDELGPEFKQSQERLYKKVITEIARRFAEAGLKFGEITPTDKEIDAVLSKDYYLVVDPKDTDLLEGQLVHEEELKDLVAKYGEDAFVVEKGPSALEKLYRNYREKHSEIPVFEVIKDSVRQTILKEVAEQKLKKLVRRLRLIEGFIKSGNRPEWMILDVIPVIPPDLRPLIPLDGGRFATSDLNDLYRRVINRNNRLKRLIELDAPEIIIRNEKRMLQEAVDALIDNGRRGRIVTQNNRPLKSLSDSLRGKQGRFRQNLLGKRVDYSGRSVIVVGPELEMHQCGLPKIMALELFKPFIYRRLEEKGYATSIKNAKRMVQEKAPEVWECLEEVVKQHPVLLNRAPTLHRMSVQAFEPVLVEGKAIKLHPLVCPPFNADFDGDQMAVHVPLSVEAQIESYVLMLSTQNILSPAHGKPITMPSQDIILGAYYMTQEIDDAKGKGKIFADEDEAILAYDLGKVDLLAKIKVKKDGKVVETTVGRLIFNKVLPEGFRFVNEPLDKKKISKLISEIYEQFGNEITAQTLDRLKELGFEYAAKAGISISADDLVVPKNKWDIIRKAEEEAEKVWKQYVDGIITKGERHNKIIDIWSQTTNEVTRLLFEELERTTREENGKKYPGIFNPIYMMALSGARGNRDQIRQLAGMRGLMAKHSGEFIETPIRSNFKEGLTIVEYFISTYGARKGLADTALKTAVAGYLTRRLVDVAQDVIITNDDCGTLNGLDVSAVIEGGEIVVPLKDRIVGRYAAEDIYDPYTEELIVAAGEEIDEEKAQAIENAGIEEVKIRSVLTCEQKRGVCAKCYGRDLSQKKLVDIGEAVGIIAAQSIGEPGTQLTMRTFHIGGAATAKAVQTKHVASVEGTVKLLNVKTVVDKEGKTLVINRDGAIKIVDEEGKIKERFPVPYGAVLKVKDGQKVKPGDVLVEWDPFSIPIIAEKSGTLELRDVILDVTLREERDNITGKTIMDISFMRPKDAVLHTPRMVVKGEDGKEYSYDLPVNTIIMLSRNDLETKWDKCLACSEAEDADVYHNYLQVKPGYKVQAGDVIAKIPRETAKVRDIVGGLPRVEELLEAREPKNKAIVSEIDGIVRIYEDAEDIIVYNPITGQSETYDVPKDVLVLVKNGQHVHEGQLLTDDGSIKAEFEGIVRLKSRGVKVIVFNKDTGLQREYSIAKGKFIIVKDGETVKAGDPLTDGTPNPHDILRIMGPEELAKFLVKEVQMVYRMQGVEINDKHFEVIIRQILRKVKIVDPGDSRFLLNEIVDKVDLDEEIQRIVEEGGKPPKAEPVLVGITKASLSTRSWISAASFQETTRVLADAAVEGKEDHLEGLKENVIIGNIVPAGTGIRQYAEIEAIIPREEIEKLSE; translated from the coding sequence ATGCCATTTGAAAGTATAAGGCTTTCTTTAGCCTCACCGGAAAAAATAAGGGAATGGTCACACGGGGAAGTAAAAAAACCTGAAACACTCAACTACAGAACATTAAAACCTGAAAAAGATGGGCTGTTCTGTGCAAAGATATTTGGTCCTGTTAAGGATTATGAGTGTTTATGTGGAAAATACAAAAAGAAAAAGTATGAGGGAACAATTTGTGATAGATGTGGTGTTGAGGTAACAAGATCAGATGTTAGAAGGGAAAGGTTTGGTCATATAGAGCTTGCTTCACCTGTTGCACACATATGGTATTTGAAATCAACACCGTCAAAAATAGGCAACCTTTTAGGTCTAACCTCAAGAGACATAGAGAGGGTTATATACTTTGAGTCCTATCTTATTGTTGAGCATCCGGAAGAAGAGGAAGAAGAAGCATTTGAGAATGATCCAAACACAATTCCCCTTATGGACGGGGCATTAACAAAATATGTAAAGCTTTTTGTGAAGTCTGAAGAAGAGTTCAGAGAGGCTTACGAGTATGAGCATTCAGAAAAATATGAGTACGGAATGGGTGCTGAAAAGGTAAAGGATATCCTTTCAAGACTTGATCTTGAGGCTTATGCAAACAAACTGAGAAAAGAGATGAAGTCCTATGCTATTGGTTTTGATGAGCTGGGACCAGAGTTTAAACAATCTCAGGAAAGATTGTATAAAAAGGTTATAACAGAGATAGCAAGAAGATTTGCTGAAGCTGGGCTTAAGTTTGGGGAGATCACACCTACAGATAAAGAGATAGATGCTGTTTTATCAAAAGATTACTACCTTGTTGTTGATCCTAAAGATACAGATCTTTTAGAAGGACAGTTAGTCCATGAAGAGGAACTGAAGGATCTTGTTGCTAAATATGGAGAAGATGCATTTGTCGTTGAAAAAGGACCATCAGCACTTGAAAAGCTGTATAGGAATTACAGAGAAAAACATTCTGAGATACCTGTGTTTGAGGTTATAAAAGACTCTGTTAGACAAACAATACTTAAAGAGGTTGCAGAGCAAAAGCTTAAAAAGCTTGTCAGAAGGCTAAGACTGATAGAAGGTTTCATAAAATCTGGAAACAGACCTGAATGGATGATACTTGATGTGATACCTGTTATCCCTCCAGATCTGAGACCCCTTATACCCCTTGACGGCGGGAGATTTGCAACATCTGACCTTAATGATCTGTATAGAAGGGTTATCAATAGAAATAACAGGCTGAAAAGGCTTATTGAGCTTGATGCTCCTGAGATAATTATAAGAAACGAAAAAAGAATGCTGCAGGAGGCTGTTGATGCTCTTATAGACAACGGTAGAAGAGGAAGAATTGTTACTCAGAATAACAGACCTCTGAAATCTCTATCCGACTCACTTAGAGGAAAACAGGGAAGATTTAGACAGAACCTCCTTGGTAAAAGGGTTGATTACTCAGGTAGGTCTGTTATTGTTGTGGGTCCAGAACTTGAGATGCACCAGTGTGGTCTTCCAAAGATCATGGCTCTTGAGCTTTTCAAACCTTTTATATACAGGAGACTTGAGGAAAAAGGGTACGCAACCTCAATAAAAAATGCAAAAAGAATGGTCCAGGAAAAAGCCCCAGAAGTATGGGAATGCCTTGAGGAAGTCGTCAAACAGCATCCGGTTCTTTTAAACAGAGCTCCAACACTGCACAGAATGTCTGTTCAGGCGTTTGAGCCTGTTCTTGTTGAAGGTAAAGCCATAAAACTCCACCCCCTTGTTTGTCCTCCATTTAATGCTGACTTTGATGGGGACCAGATGGCTGTTCACGTTCCTCTTTCTGTTGAGGCACAGATTGAGTCTTATGTGCTGATGCTTTCAACACAGAATATTCTCTCTCCTGCACACGGTAAACCTATAACAATGCCTTCACAGGATATTATTCTTGGTGCTTACTACATGACTCAGGAAATAGATGATGCAAAAGGAAAAGGCAAGATATTTGCAGATGAGGACGAAGCTATACTTGCCTATGATCTTGGAAAGGTTGACCTTCTTGCAAAAATAAAGGTTAAAAAAGATGGAAAGGTTGTTGAAACAACAGTGGGAAGGCTTATATTCAACAAAGTTCTTCCGGAAGGGTTCAGATTTGTGAATGAACCCCTTGATAAGAAAAAGATCTCAAAACTGATATCTGAGATATACGAACAGTTTGGAAATGAGATAACAGCACAGACGCTGGACAGACTGAAAGAGCTTGGTTTTGAATATGCTGCAAAAGCTGGAATTTCAATATCTGCAGATGATCTTGTTGTTCCAAAAAATAAATGGGATATCATAAGAAAAGCCGAAGAAGAGGCTGAAAAGGTATGGAAACAGTATGTTGATGGAATAATAACAAAAGGCGAAAGGCACAACAAGATTATTGACATTTGGTCTCAGACAACAAATGAAGTAACAAGGCTTCTATTTGAGGAGCTTGAAAGAACAACACGTGAAGAAAACGGTAAGAAATATCCGGGAATATTCAATCCTATATACATGATGGCTCTATCTGGAGCGAGAGGTAACAGAGATCAGATAAGACAGCTTGCCGGAATGCGTGGTCTTATGGCAAAACACTCAGGTGAATTCATAGAAACACCTATCAGATCAAACTTTAAAGAAGGGCTAACAATTGTTGAGTATTTCATCTCAACATATGGAGCAAGAAAAGGTCTTGCAGATACAGCTCTTAAAACAGCTGTGGCAGGATACCTCACAAGAAGGCTTGTTGATGTTGCACAGGATGTTATTATCACAAATGATGATTGTGGAACACTTAACGGACTTGATGTTTCTGCTGTAATTGAAGGTGGTGAGATAGTTGTTCCATTAAAAGACAGAATAGTTGGAAGATATGCAGCTGAAGATATTTACGATCCTTATACAGAAGAGCTTATTGTGGCAGCTGGAGAAGAAATTGATGAGGAAAAAGCACAGGCAATTGAGAATGCGGGAATTGAGGAGGTAAAAATAAGATCAGTTCTGACGTGCGAGCAGAAAAGGGGAGTATGTGCAAAATGTTACGGAAGGGATCTATCCCAGAAAAAACTTGTTGATATAGGTGAGGCTGTTGGAATTATAGCAGCCCAGTCTATCGGTGAGCCGGGAACACAGCTCACAATGAGAACATTCCATATAGGTGGTGCTGCAACAGCAAAAGCGGTTCAGACAAAACATGTTGCATCTGTTGAAGGAACAGTCAAACTTCTTAATGTGAAAACGGTTGTGGACAAAGAGGGTAAAACACTTGTTATAAATAGAGACGGGGCAATTAAGATAGTTGATGAAGAAGGAAAAATAAAAGAGAGATTTCCAGTTCCTTACGGTGCTGTGCTAAAGGTAAAAGACGGTCAAAAAGTAAAACCGGGTGATGTTCTTGTTGAATGGGATCCATTCTCAATACCAATAATCGCTGAGAAATCAGGAACACTTGAGCTTAGAGACGTTATTCTTGATGTTACCCTGAGGGAGGAGAGGGACAACATTACAGGTAAAACAATAATGGACATCTCCTTCATGAGACCTAAAGATGCTGTTCTTCACACACCAAGAATGGTTGTCAAAGGTGAAGACGGAAAAGAATACAGCTATGACCTTCCTGTCAACACAATAATTATGCTTTCGAGAAATGATCTTGAGACAAAATGGGATAAGTGCCTTGCGTGTTCAGAGGCAGAAGATGCTGATGTTTACCATAACTACCTTCAGGTTAAACCTGGATACAAAGTTCAGGCTGGTGATGTAATAGCCAAAATACCAAGGGAAACAGCAAAAGTCAGGGATATTGTTGGTGGTCTTCCAAGGGTTGAAGAACTTCTTGAAGCAAGAGAGCCTAAGAATAAAGCTATCGTTTCTGAGATAGATGGAATTGTTAGGATTTATGAAGATGCTGAGGATATTATCGTTTACAATCCAATCACAGGTCAGTCTGAGACATACGATGTGCCAAAAGATGTCCTTGTGCTTGTTAAAAATGGTCAGCATGTTCATGAGGGACAACTACTTACAGATGACGGTTCTATTAAAGCTGAGTTTGAAGGAATAGTAAGACTGAAATCCAGAGGAGTTAAGGTTATAGTTTTCAATAAGGATACAGGTCTGCAAAGAGAGTACTCAATAGCAAAAGGTAAATTTATTATCGTTAAAGATGGAGAAACTGTTAAAGCAGGAGATCCTCTTACAGATGGAACACCAAATCCGCATGACATACTGAGGATTATGGGACCCGAAGAGCTTGCTAAATTCCTCGTTAAAGAAGTCCAGATGGTTTACAGAATGCAGGGTGTTGAGATTAATGACAAACATTTTGAGGTAATAATAAGACAGATACTAAGAAAAGTAAAAATTGTTGATCCTGGAGATTCAAGATTTTTACTCAATGAGATTGTTGATAAGGTTGATCTTGATGAAGAGATACAGAGGATTGTTGAAGAGGGTGGAAAACCACCTAAAGCAGAACCGGTTCTTGTTGGTATAACAAAAGCATCTCTCTCCACAAGAAGCTGGATTTCTGCCGCTTCGTTCCAGGAAACGACAAGGGTTCTTGCTGATGCCGCCGTTGAAGGAAAAGAGGATCACCTTGAGGGACTGAAAGAAAACGTGATAATAGGTAATATTGTTCCTGCAGGAACAGGAATAAGACAGTATGCTGAGATTGAAGCAATAATACCAAGAGAAGAGATAGAAAAACTGTCTGAATAA
- the rpsL gene encoding 30S ribosomal protein S12, whose product MPTINQLVRKGRQKVKKKSKAPALEGNPQKRGVCVRVYTTTPKKPNSALRKVARVRLSNGYEVTCYIPGIGHNLQEHSIVLVRGGRVKDLPGVRYKIIRGALDAAGVKDRRQSRSKYGTKRPKQ is encoded by the coding sequence GTGCCGACAATAAACCAGCTTGTAAGAAAAGGAAGACAGAAAGTAAAGAAAAAGTCAAAAGCTCCTGCTTTAGAGGGAAACCCTCAGAAGAGGGGGGTTTGTGTAAGGGTTTACACAACAACGCCAAAGAAACCTAACTCTGCTTTAAGAAAAGTGGCAAGGGTAAGGCTTTCTAACGGATACGAGGTGACATGTTATATTCCGGGAATAGGACACAACCTTCAGGAACACTCAATAGTCCTCGTTAGAGGAGGAAGGGTGAAAGATCTACCAGGTGTAAGATACAAAATAATCAGAGGTGCCCTTGATGCTGCAGGTGTTAAAGATAGAAGACAGTCAAGATCAAAATACGGAACAAAAAGACCAAAACAATAA
- the rpsG gene encoding 30S ribosomal protein S7: MPRKGPVKPREIMPDPIYKDVLVHKLINKVMKDGKKSVAEKIVYTAMKILEEKTGEDALTALHKAIENIKPVLEVRPRRVGGSTYQVPMEVPPRRQISLALRWLVEAARNRSGKGNYTMIEKLANELVDAYNNKGAAVKKKEDTHRMAEANKAFAHYRW; the protein is encoded by the coding sequence ATGCCAAGAAAAGGACCTGTAAAACCAAGAGAAATAATGCCAGATCCAATTTATAAAGATGTTTTAGTTCACAAGCTGATAAATAAAGTTATGAAAGATGGTAAAAAATCTGTCGCTGAGAAAATTGTTTACACAGCAATGAAAATACTTGAAGAAAAAACAGGCGAAGATGCCTTAACAGCACTCCATAAAGCTATTGAAAACATAAAGCCTGTTCTTGAGGTAAGACCAAGAAGGGTTGGTGGTTCTACATACCAGGTTCCTATGGAAGTTCCACCAAGAAGACAGATTTCCTTAGCCCTGAGATGGCTTGTTGAGGCTGCAAGAAACAGAAGCGGAAAAGGAAATTACACAATGATTGAAAAATTAGCAAATGAGCTTGTTGATGCATACAACAACAAAGGGGCTGCTGTTAAGAAAAAAGAAGATACACACAGAATGGCAGAGGCAAACAAAGCTTTTGCCCATTACAGATGGTAA